TATTGGGGCTACAGGTCAATAGAAAAAACTATTCAAGACCTGAACAAATTGGGAGCATCTGCTGATCTGGGAATCGGATTAAGGGGCAAATTCTCAGATAAACAGGGGTATCATATTACTTATATGAACGGTACAAGTAATTCTAAACCTGAAAACGACGATTTTAAAAAGCTTTCAGGAATGTACTGGTATAAACCACAGGAAAAATTTATAGGCACAGTATATCTTGCGCGGGAGCGGACGACTTCAGAATTTACTAACCTTACTTTTACAATATTTGGCGGATACGAATCGGAAATATTGAGAACCGGTATTGAATATTTTTACCATAATAATGGAGGAATAAAGGAATTTAATGTCACTGGAATCTCCTTCTTCGGGACATATAAATTAGAAAAGGGAAATATCTATGGACGATATGATATATCGGACCCGAATGACACTATCGCTTCAAATAACGAAACATACTTGATTTTAGGTTATGATTATGAGGCTGACGCGAATTTTCATATAATGCCCAATATTCGTATTTTGGGTGAGGATGATAAAGATTCTGTAAAGGAATTTCATATTAATGTTGAGTTCAAATTTTAATACTGTCAGTGAGTAAATTTAACTGCCATATTAATTTTTATCAGATGTCTTAATTAAATAATGCTTTTAAAAGGATAAATGAATGAAGCATTTCCCGGCGGATGTTCAACATTACTTTTCACGCCTCAAAAAAAATAACAACAGACTCTGGTTTGAAAAACACCGTTCCGAGTACCAGCTAAAAGTGCTCGAGCCGGCTCTGGAATTTGTGGCAACCGTAGGCGGCAAGATTCAGAAATTCGCTCCGAAAATCATTGCTGATCCAAGAGTTGATAAATCACTATTCAGGATATATCGCGATGTAAGATTCAGCAAGGATAAAACGCCGTATAAGACACATCTTGCTATTTTCTTCTGGGAGGGTTCAGCGCCAAAGTTAGAAAATCCTGGATTTTATATACATATAAGTGATGACGAAATTTTTATTGGCTCGGGATTTCATATTTTCCCAAGAAAGGTGTTGACCGCTTTCAGAAAATCAATTCAAGACAAAACCACTAACAAAAACCTGCAACTGATAATGGGGAAGTTAAAGAAAAAGGGATTTAAGGTTGGTGGGGCGCATTACAAACGAATGCCCGCAGAATACGATCAGAATATAAAGAATTCCCATTGGCTGCTCCATAATGGATTAAGCGTTTGGAAATCAATCCCGAATAATGGAAGGATGACGAACATTGTCGAATGGAGCACTCAGTGTTATAAAGATGCCGATAAACTGCATAAATGGTTGGTTAAG
This genomic interval from Candidatus Neomarinimicrobiota bacterium contains the following:
- a CDS encoding DUF2461 domain-containing protein; protein product: MKHFPADVQHYFSRLKKNNNRLWFEKHRSEYQLKVLEPALEFVATVGGKIQKFAPKIIADPRVDKSLFRIYRDVRFSKDKTPYKTHLAIFFWEGSAPKLENPGFYIHISDDEIFIGSGFHIFPRKVLTAFRKSIQDKTTNKNLQLIMGKLKKKGFKVGGAHYKRMPAEYDQNIKNSHWLLHNGLSVWKSIPNNGRMTNIVEWSTQCYKDADKLHKWLVKLSAGS